The Desertifilum tharense IPPAS B-1220 genome includes a region encoding these proteins:
- a CDS encoding DUF2079 domain-containing protein, whose translation MELSELKKPGVRMAIASASLFFGLTLIFILHRYYSFYADFDQGIFNQVFWNGIHGRFFQSSLSSSLSTNVVHDGDVPEVFYHRLGQHFTPALLLWLPLYALFPSPATLSVLQVTLITAAGLVLYVLARVHVQPQIAALITASYYGANAVIGPTLTNFHDSSQLPLFVFSLLLAMEKRLWWLFWPLAVLILAIREDSGVVLFGVGFYLVVSRRHPQVGLATCCLSFGYMLVLTNLIMPLFSEDISRRFMIERFGQYAEGDRATTLDIIWGIISQPLRLVGELFSPFWGTLKYLLGQWLPLAFIPALSGSAWAIAGFPFLKLFLGQGDSVLAINIRYALTVIPGLFYGTILWWGHRQRLHQSQDINTLAPRWPVNFRKFWVACIALSVVLTFMSNPNRTFSFIIPDSIQPWVYVSLPQRWQHVREDIRPLLVQVPDDASVSATTYLVPHLSGRREILRFPDHILLRNDDRQVESVDYVIADLWQLREYQVAFRRDRDRLQQSMTLIDQMLGNRSYGLKEIKNGVILLQKGAESPQDKIEAWRAFRRNVDSLLRPPA comes from the coding sequence ATGGAACTAAGCGAACTCAAAAAACCGGGAGTGCGGATGGCGATCGCCAGCGCTAGCCTGTTTTTCGGATTAACCCTGATTTTCATCTTGCATCGCTATTACAGCTTTTATGCAGACTTCGATCAGGGTATTTTTAATCAGGTCTTCTGGAATGGCATACACGGCCGCTTCTTTCAGAGTTCCCTGTCGTCGAGCCTTTCTACCAACGTCGTCCATGATGGGGACGTTCCAGAGGTGTTTTATCATCGCCTCGGACAGCACTTCACCCCGGCTTTACTCCTGTGGCTTCCGTTATACGCCTTATTTCCTTCACCAGCAACCTTAAGCGTCCTTCAGGTGACGTTAATTACCGCTGCTGGGTTGGTGTTGTATGTCCTAGCGCGGGTTCATGTTCAGCCGCAAATTGCTGCTTTAATTACGGCTAGCTACTATGGGGCCAATGCCGTCATCGGGCCGACTTTAACCAACTTTCACGATAGTTCCCAACTGCCGCTGTTTGTGTTTAGCCTGCTGCTGGCAATGGAAAAGCGCCTCTGGTGGTTGTTTTGGCCGCTGGCGGTGTTAATTTTAGCCATTCGCGAAGACTCTGGGGTGGTCTTATTTGGGGTTGGCTTCTATTTAGTGGTGAGTCGCCGCCATCCTCAAGTCGGGTTAGCCACTTGCTGCCTCAGCTTCGGCTATATGCTGGTTTTAACCAACCTGATCATGCCCTTGTTTTCTGAGGATATTTCCCGCCGCTTTATGATCGAACGGTTTGGGCAATATGCTGAGGGCGATCGCGCAACCACCCTAGATATTATTTGGGGAATTATCAGCCAGCCTTTGCGCTTAGTGGGCGAGTTGTTTTCGCCCTTCTGGGGAACCTTAAAATACTTGTTGGGCCAGTGGCTGCCTTTAGCCTTTATCCCGGCGCTTTCTGGCAGTGCTTGGGCGATCGCAGGTTTTCCCTTTCTGAAGTTGTTTCTCGGTCAAGGAGACTCGGTACTGGCGATTAATATTCGCTATGCCTTAACCGTGATTCCCGGCTTATTCTACGGCACGATTTTATGGTGGGGACACCGCCAACGGCTGCATCAGAGTCAGGATATCAATACCCTAGCACCGCGCTGGCCAGTGAATTTTCGCAAATTTTGGGTGGCTTGTATTGCCCTGTCGGTGGTGCTGACGTTTATGTCGAACCCAAACCGTACATTCTCGTTTATTATTCCCGATTCGATCCAACCTTGGGTTTATGTTTCTTTGCCCCAACGCTGGCAGCATGTGCGGGAGGATATTCGCCCTCTACTTGTCCAGGTTCCTGATGACGCTAGCGTTTCGGCAACAACGTACCTTGTGCCGCATTTGTCGGGACGGCGAGAAATTTTGCGCTTTCCCGATCATATTCTGTTGCGGAATGACGATCGCCAAGTGGAAAGTGTCGATTATGTCATTGCCGATTTGTGGCAATTGCGAGAATATCAAGTCGCCTTTCGACGCGATCGCGATCGCCTCCAACAAAGCATGACTCTGATCGACCAAATGCTGGGAAACCGTTCCTACGGCTTAAAAGAAATCAAAAATGGCGTGATTCTCTTGCAAAAAGGTGCAGAATCTCCCCAGGACAAAATAGAAGCTTGGCGGGCTTTTCGGCGCAATGTTGATTCGCTATTGCGTCCCCCCGCTTAA
- a CDS encoding histidine kinase has protein sequence MQATSEKLTHNDLPLQLLLFVDKRPHSAEQIRQIRHYLKQLSTEYPFELTVVDVGEQPHLAEHFRLVATPTLLKIHPEPRQSLAGTNLTEQLEKCWPRWQRSAETFLAQQNLVEAGAADDRSPKSEKSSLAYSAELIQLSDEVFRLKQEKEHLQEQLQFKDRIIAMLAHDLRNPLTAASLAIETLELSQKNIDRGNSTRLNPTWMNQLLKHARLQIKAMDRMITDILQVAKGTNARFNVVPQKMDLGALCKEALDRLDEQFQLKTLTTETDIPQDLPYVYADPERVRQVIINLLDNAIKYTPTGGKIHLSILHRTTQKVQVSICDTGPGIPEDNQEKIFEDRFRLKRDEEQEGYGIGLSLCQRIVRAHYGQIWVDSGSLQGSCFHFTLPVYRS, from the coding sequence ATGCAGGCAACTTCTGAAAAGCTTACCCACAACGATCTCCCTTTACAACTTTTGCTGTTTGTGGATAAACGTCCCCACTCAGCAGAGCAAATTCGCCAGATTCGTCACTACCTCAAACAACTCAGCACAGAATACCCGTTTGAGCTAACGGTTGTAGATGTTGGCGAACAACCGCATTTAGCCGAACACTTTCGGCTAGTGGCCACGCCGACGCTACTGAAAATTCATCCCGAACCCCGCCAGTCTTTAGCCGGAACGAACTTAACCGAACAACTCGAAAAATGCTGGCCGCGCTGGCAACGTTCGGCGGAAACCTTTCTGGCTCAACAGAATCTAGTCGAGGCGGGTGCTGCGGACGATCGCTCCCCCAAGTCTGAAAAATCCTCGCTTGCCTATTCGGCAGAGTTGATTCAATTATCTGATGAGGTGTTTCGCCTCAAGCAAGAAAAGGAGCATCTCCAAGAACAGTTACAGTTTAAAGACCGGATTATCGCGATGCTGGCTCATGACTTACGCAACCCCCTGACAGCCGCATCGCTTGCGATTGAAACTTTGGAGTTAAGTCAAAAAAACATCGATCGAGGCAACTCCACCCGTCTCAATCCCACTTGGATGAACCAGTTACTGAAACATGCTCGCCTGCAAATTAAGGCAATGGATCGGATGATTACGGATATCTTACAAGTTGCAAAAGGCACTAATGCTCGGTTTAATGTTGTGCCGCAAAAAATGGATTTAGGAGCGCTCTGTAAAGAGGCTTTAGATCGCCTAGATGAGCAATTTCAACTTAAAACTCTTACAACCGAAACGGATATTCCTCAAGATTTGCCTTATGTATATGCCGATCCAGAACGCGTTCGTCAAGTGATTATTAATTTACTTGATAACGCGATTAAATATACGCCAACCGGAGGTAAAATCCACTTGTCTATTTTGCATCGCACCACCCAGAAAGTACAGGTTAGTATTTGCGATACAGGCCCAGGGATTCCAGAAGATAATCAAGAAAAAATTTTTGAGGATCGTTTTCGCTTGAAGCGCGATGAAGAGCAGGAAGGATACGGAATCGGACTCTCCTTATGTCAGCGGATTGTCCGAGCGCATTACGGTCAAATTTGGGTGGATTCTGGCTCGCTTCAGGGCAGTTGTTTTCACTTTACCTTGCCGGTTTATCGCTCCTAA
- a CDS encoding SDR family NAD(P)-dependent oxidoreductase codes for MTLTGKVALVTGAGSGIGKASAILLAQQGARIAALGRTGEELQEVVDTIQKQGGEALIVEADIAEPSQMQQAIAKIIEQWGRLDIVFANAGINGVWAPLEELDPQEWQKTIDVNLNGTFYTVKYAVPYLKKQGGAIAITSSVNGTRMFSNTGATAYASTKAAQVAFAKMIALELAKDRIRVNVICPGAIDTNIDQSTDRQDLEEAQEPVEFPEGQIPLTDGKSGTSEQVAQLVLFLVSDVSSHITGTEIWIDGAQSLLVG; via the coding sequence ATGACACTCACAGGTAAAGTTGCCCTCGTTACTGGGGCGGGTTCCGGTATTGGTAAAGCCAGTGCTATTCTCTTGGCGCAGCAGGGGGCGAGAATTGCAGCCCTTGGACGGACTGGGGAGGAATTGCAAGAAGTTGTTGACACCATTCAAAAGCAAGGGGGAGAGGCTTTAATCGTAGAAGCGGATATTGCTGAACCGAGTCAGATGCAACAAGCGATCGCTAAAATTATCGAGCAGTGGGGACGACTCGATATTGTGTTTGCGAATGCTGGAATTAACGGCGTTTGGGCCCCGCTGGAAGAACTTGACCCCCAAGAATGGCAGAAAACGATTGATGTTAACCTCAATGGGACGTTTTATACCGTTAAATATGCGGTTCCTTACTTGAAGAAACAAGGCGGCGCGATCGCCATTACCTCTTCAGTCAACGGAACCCGGATGTTTAGCAACACGGGCGCAACGGCCTATGCTTCTACTAAAGCGGCGCAGGTAGCCTTTGCTAAAATGATTGCCCTAGAACTGGCAAAAGATCGGATTCGGGTCAATGTCATCTGTCCCGGTGCAATTGACACCAATATCGACCAAAGCACCGATCGCCAGGATTTGGAAGAGGCGCAAGAACCGGTAGAGTTTCCTGAAGGGCAAATTCCGCTAACGGATGGCAAGTCTGGGACTTCCGAACAAGTGGCCCAATTGGTTTTATTCCTGGTTTCCGATGTCTCTAGTCACATTACAGGGACGGAAATCTGGATCGATGGGGCGCAGTCGTTACTGGTGGGTTAA
- a CDS encoding sigma 54-interacting transcriptional regulator gives MNESSHEEIGDRLRWLQERSPLGTLSETVLGAIAQAMEPHTLPAQQTLMTQGENPSALYILVSGYLETRQRSKTGENVISASLLPGSVLYLKEVLLEQAAQMSAIANSECILWKIPAEQFSAIAQEHPEVSRTFSRQLADELVEVQSKLAFEQERQVALRPYLVPKVKRGIMGTSRYAVRLRSEIRAAADSREPVLIFGEPGLGKDNIASLIHFGSSDRKRPIVKINCDVIQASGADLFGRVGGKPGVLEYLGDGTLVLNNLQDLAPVLQEKLLPLLETGYYTPVHREGEPQPEPRRCQARILITSEKRLPQVERLVKIIKVPPLRVRKADIEAKVEYYISLFCRKRGVNKPKVTPEALRRLQGYDFPGNITELEGLIERAIVQSDGAAELTEDVFWSASKKERRFRLNLLNAYPQLRQFLRSPWWPDRINYGFTLGIFALVVALLLFGPQTRDRNIALNLFWAWWWPLILIAFPFVGRLWCAFCPFMIYGELAQTLSLKIFPRQLQGWPRALAEKWGGWFLFGLFTLILLWEELWNLENTAYLSGCLLLLITAGAVIFSILFERRFWCRYLCPIGGMNGMFAKLAMIELRAQQGICSATCTTYQCYKGGPQKGEGLETGGCPVYSHPAQLVDNRNCVLCMTCLKACPHRSVELNFRPPGIELWTSHTPTYSEVALLFLLFGAVLLHRLPKINRFLGLNGDLTHFGIHAGLAVLVLLIPVAIALCGYSLLQLFNRQLKPRPFVELAYGYLPLVLGANLAHYLHLGLTEAGQVIPVTLATFGYSKVGVPIIVADPAVIAFLQGVTLIFALFCSVILTQKISHQPLQNLIPQHLAMLACVVGLWQIIL, from the coding sequence GTGAATGAGTCATCCCATGAGGAAATAGGCGATCGCCTTCGGTGGTTGCAGGAGCGATCGCCGTTGGGGACGCTATCGGAAACGGTGCTAGGGGCGATCGCCCAGGCGATGGAACCGCACACTCTCCCGGCTCAACAAACGTTGATGACCCAAGGGGAGAATCCATCGGCTCTCTATATTCTGGTTTCCGGCTATTTAGAGACGCGCCAGCGCTCGAAAACGGGAGAAAATGTGATTTCTGCCTCGCTGCTGCCTGGGTCGGTTCTCTACCTCAAGGAGGTGCTATTAGAGCAAGCCGCCCAAATGAGCGCGATCGCCAATAGCGAGTGCATTCTGTGGAAGATTCCCGCCGAACAGTTTAGCGCGATCGCCCAGGAGCATCCAGAAGTGAGCCGGACTTTCTCGCGACAACTGGCGGACGAATTAGTCGAAGTTCAATCTAAGTTAGCCTTTGAACAGGAACGCCAAGTCGCCCTGCGTCCCTATTTAGTCCCCAAAGTCAAACGGGGTATTATGGGCACCAGTCGCTATGCGGTACGGTTGCGTTCGGAAATTCGCGCCGCCGCCGATAGCCGCGAACCCGTGTTAATTTTTGGCGAACCGGGTTTGGGGAAAGATAATATTGCTTCGCTGATTCATTTTGGTTCGAGCGATCGCAAGCGCCCTATTGTTAAAATCAATTGCGATGTTATCCAAGCCAGCGGCGCAGACCTATTTGGCAGAGTGGGTGGCAAGCCGGGAGTTTTAGAATATTTGGGGGATGGTACCCTTGTTCTCAATAACCTGCAAGACTTAGCCCCTGTTTTACAAGAAAAACTGCTACCCTTACTCGAAACCGGATACTATACCCCCGTCCATCGCGAGGGCGAACCCCAACCGGAACCCCGTCGCTGTCAGGCGAGAATTTTAATTACCTCGGAAAAGCGCTTGCCTCAAGTGGAACGCTTGGTGAAAATTATCAAAGTGCCCCCGTTGCGCGTGCGGAAAGCCGATATTGAGGCCAAGGTAGAATATTACATCAGTTTGTTCTGTCGCAAGCGGGGGGTGAATAAGCCCAAAGTCACCCCAGAAGCGTTGCGTCGCTTGCAAGGGTACGATTTTCCCGGCAATATTACGGAATTAGAAGGGTTAATCGAACGGGCGATCGTTCAATCCGATGGTGCGGCAGAATTAACGGAAGATGTCTTTTGGTCGGCGAGTAAGAAAGAGAGACGGTTTCGCCTCAACCTGTTGAACGCTTATCCGCAGTTACGGCAGTTTTTACGCAGTCCTTGGTGGCCGGATCGCATCAATTATGGCTTTACCTTGGGCATTTTTGCGCTGGTTGTGGCTTTATTATTATTTGGCCCGCAAACGCGCGATCGCAATATTGCCTTAAATCTATTTTGGGCCTGGTGGTGGCCGTTAATCTTAATCGCCTTTCCCTTCGTTGGGCGGCTATGGTGTGCCTTCTGTCCATTTATGATTTATGGAGAATTGGCGCAAACCCTCTCTTTAAAGATATTCCCCCGACAACTCCAAGGCTGGCCCCGCGCCTTAGCTGAAAAATGGGGCGGTTGGTTCCTGTTTGGCTTATTTACCCTCATTCTCCTATGGGAAGAGTTGTGGAATTTGGAGAATACAGCCTATCTATCGGGATGTCTGTTACTCCTCATCACCGCCGGGGCTGTCATTTTCTCAATCTTATTTGAACGGCGCTTTTGGTGTCGCTACCTCTGTCCCATTGGCGGCATGAATGGGATGTTTGCTAAATTGGCGATGATTGAACTGCGCGCCCAACAGGGGATCTGTTCTGCCACTTGTACCACCTATCAATGTTATAAAGGCGGCCCGCAAAAAGGGGAAGGTCTGGAAACGGGTGGTTGTCCGGTCTATTCCCATCCCGCCCAATTGGTGGATAATCGCAATTGCGTACTGTGCATGACCTGTCTGAAAGCTTGTCCCCATCGTTCGGTTGAGTTGAATTTCCGCCCGCCGGGAATTGAACTGTGGACGAGTCATACCCCCACTTACTCGGAAGTGGCGTTATTATTCCTCTTATTCGGGGCAGTCTTGTTGCATCGCCTGCCCAAAATCAATCGGTTTTTGGGATTGAATGGGGACTTAACCCATTTTGGCATTCACGCAGGGCTGGCCGTGTTGGTATTACTGATACCGGTTGCGATCGCGCTTTGCGGCTACAGTCTGTTACAACTCTTCAATCGCCAGCTTAAACCCCGTCCGTTTGTAGAATTAGCCTACGGTTACTTGCCTCTAGTCTTAGGCGCAAACTTAGCCCATTATCTCCATTTAGGCTTAACCGAAGCCGGTCAAGTTATCCCTGTCACCCTCGCCACGTTTGGTTATAGCAAGGTTGGCGTTCCCATCATTGTCGCCGATCCGGCTGTGATTGCGTTCCTGCAAGGCGTGACGCTGATCTTTGCTCTATTTTGTAGCGTGATTCTCACCCAAAAAATTTCTCATCAACCCTTGCAAAACTTAATCCCGCAACACCTGGCAATGCTGGCTTGCGTTGTGGGCTTATGGCAAATTATCCTGTAG
- a CDS encoding glycosyltransferase family 4 protein yields MKILVLAWEFPPRIVGGIARHVAELYPELAKLGHEIHLLTVEFGEAPLYERVDGIAVHRVQMGHSHDFFHWVVNMNESMGRHGGKLILEEGPFDLIHAHDWLVADAAIALKQVFKIPLIATIHATEYGRYNGLHNPTHYYIDGKEKLLAHEAWRIIVCTDYMRREVERALTSPWDKIDVIYNGIRPEKKKHPTDFDRSAFRHRFADDGEKIVYYVGRMSYEKGVEVLLNAAPKVLWEMQGYAKFVIIGGGNTDHLKRQAWNLGIWDRCYFTGFLSDADLDRFQTVADCAVFPSLYEPFGIVALESFAARVPVVVSDTGGLPEVVRHTKTGVVTWTNNPDSLAWGILEVLRNPGYAQWLIDNAYEDLDRRFSWPKIAKQTETVYQRVVQERSQVDW; encoded by the coding sequence ATGAAAATTTTGGTGCTGGCTTGGGAATTTCCTCCCCGAATTGTTGGCGGAATTGCCCGTCATGTGGCCGAACTATACCCGGAATTGGCGAAACTCGGTCATGAAATTCACCTGCTGACGGTTGAGTTTGGGGAAGCGCCGCTGTACGAACGCGTGGATGGGATAGCGGTTCATCGCGTTCAAATGGGGCATAGTCACGACTTTTTTCACTGGGTTGTGAATATGAATGAGAGTATGGGGCGACATGGAGGAAAGTTAATCCTCGAAGAAGGCCCATTCGATCTGATTCATGCCCATGATTGGTTAGTGGCTGATGCGGCGATCGCGCTGAAGCAAGTCTTCAAAATTCCCTTAATTGCGACGATTCACGCCACGGAATACGGTCGCTATAACGGTTTGCATAACCCTACCCATTACTATATTGACGGCAAGGAAAAGTTACTCGCCCACGAAGCTTGGCGGATTATTGTCTGTACCGACTATATGCGACGGGAGGTAGAACGGGCGCTAACCTCCCCCTGGGACAAGATAGATGTAATTTACAATGGCATTCGCCCGGAGAAGAAAAAACATCCTACCGATTTTGATCGCAGCGCTTTTCGCCATCGCTTTGCGGATGATGGGGAAAAAATTGTCTATTATGTCGGTCGCATGAGTTATGAAAAGGGGGTGGAAGTCTTACTCAATGCCGCCCCCAAGGTGTTGTGGGAAATGCAAGGCTATGCCAAGTTTGTGATTATTGGGGGGGGAAATACGGATCATCTCAAGCGCCAAGCTTGGAATCTGGGTATTTGGGACCGCTGCTATTTTACGGGGTTTCTCTCGGATGCCGATTTAGACCGCTTCCAAACGGTGGCTGACTGCGCGGTGTTCCCTAGTTTATACGAACCTTTTGGGATTGTGGCGCTAGAAAGTTTTGCGGCGCGGGTTCCGGTGGTGGTTTCCGATACGGGAGGGCTTCCGGAGGTAGTCCGCCACACGAAAACGGGGGTGGTGACTTGGACGAATAACCCGGATTCTCTGGCATGGGGCATACTGGAGGTGTTGAGAAATCCGGGCTACGCGCAGTGGTTAATTGATAATGCGTATGAGGATTTAGACCGACGTTTTAGTTGGCCCAAGATTGCTAAACAGACGGAAACTGTTTATCAGCGCGTGGTTCAGGAGCGATCGCAGGTGGATTGGTAG